The Methanoregula boonei 6A8 genome has a window encoding:
- a CDS encoding PAS domain S-box protein, with protein sequence MSTLISHREVRNEQDVVSARFQARIIAEQLGFSKSDQTRISTAVSEISRNMFQYANGGEIEFCIDNGKVPTVFSITARDHGRGISRLEEILNGRFTPGQGKRLGIIVSKRLMDQFFIDTRNDGTTVFLGKNLPLTAPPVTPDLILWITDMLAKNLTLNGFDEIQIRNQDITDILEELHLRQEDLAQVNRELEETNRGVVALYVELDDKAAALKTLRDELEIRVQERTNDLSKANDNLVTTQKELHAQFEELADRDRELSVSEERFRISAQSISDVIWDRSIPDGRMEWYGRIDELLGYAPLEFPRTFDSWKKSIYPDDRDRVMALLDRHVKTRAPYATEYRVVQKDGKIRYWTDRGIAMLDSQGNAYRMVGSCTDITDRRLADEERARLAAIVEYSEDAIISKTLDGIVTSWNAGAERIYGYSVQEMVGKEISLLESPDHPNDTVLILERIRNGEPVIRYETRRRRKDGELIDITLTASQIRDAQNRLIGVSTIAHDITQRKRAEDAMHASEMRYRRLFEAAQDGILILDAESGQIVEVNPFLINMLGFSREQFLGKKIWEIGTFKDIVANKDNFGELQRKEYIRYEDMPLETSDGQRIAVEFVSNVYEVNNKKVIQCNIRDNTDRKLAEEAKIASEMRYRRLFEAAQDGILILDAESGQIVEVNPFLINMLGFSREQFLGKKIWEIGTFKDIVANKDNFGELQRKEYIRYEDMPLETADGRHIAVEFISNVYEVNNKKVIQCNIRDSTDRKLAEEAKIASEVRYRRLFETAQDGILILDAESGQIVEVNPFLINMLGFSREQFLGKKIWEIGTFKDIVANKDNFEELQRKEYISYEDMPLETADGQRIAVEFISNVYEVNNKKVIQCNIRDITKRKLAEEALRQKNEEIDGYFTNTLDLLCIADADGHFRRPNKEWETALGYSPAELEGKRLFDFVHPDDMEVFLGAMSELSAGKKVLQFTNRYRHRNQTYRWIEWRLFSAGNLIYASARDVTERKKMTDLVEASLAEKETLLREIHHRVKNNLQIISSLLNLQIRKIDDPKTIEVLKDCQSRVLSMALVHEHLYKGKDFSRIDLKNYIHSLGMQLSQSYGNANEIVRFDLNLPDIYVDINTAIPLGLIINELITNSLKYAFKGRKDGKLSITATENDRALTLIVADNGVGMPEGITLENQTSLGLRLVKTLTGQIHGTVVIDRTGGTKFVFVIPKPAEIQRTGPPVNTLTRQIHSTETIDHPDEAKFVLTVPKPAETTGRM encoded by the coding sequence ATGAGCACCTTGATCAGCCACAGGGAAGTGCGGAATGAACAGGACGTGGTCTCTGCCCGGTTCCAGGCACGCATTATCGCAGAACAACTCGGGTTTTCCAAGAGCGATCAGACCCGAATCAGCACAGCTGTGTCCGAGATTTCAAGAAACATGTTTCAGTATGCCAACGGGGGTGAAATTGAGTTCTGCATCGATAATGGCAAGGTCCCCACGGTCTTTTCTATCACGGCCCGGGATCATGGCAGGGGTATTTCCCGGCTTGAGGAGATCCTCAATGGCCGGTTTACCCCGGGACAAGGGAAAAGGCTGGGCATCATTGTTTCAAAACGTTTAATGGACCAGTTTTTCATCGACACTCGTAACGATGGTACCACGGTTTTTCTGGGTAAGAATCTTCCACTTACCGCCCCTCCGGTCACTCCGGATCTCATCTTGTGGATCACTGACATGCTGGCAAAGAATCTCACCCTCAACGGATTCGATGAGATCCAGATCCGGAATCAGGATATTACTGATATTCTGGAAGAACTGCACCTGCGGCAGGAAGATCTGGCCCAGGTCAACAGGGAGCTCGAAGAAACCAACCGGGGCGTCGTAGCATTGTACGTGGAACTGGATGACAAGGCCGCTGCATTAAAAACATTACGTGACGAGCTTGAGATCCGCGTACAAGAACGGACGAATGATCTTAGTAAGGCCAATGATAACTTGGTAACTACCCAGAAAGAACTGCACGCACAGTTTGAAGAACTTGCAGACCGGGACAGGGAGTTGTCGGTGAGCGAGGAGCGGTTCCGTATCAGTGCCCAGAGCATCAGCGACGTGATCTGGGACCGGTCCATTCCCGATGGCAGGATGGAATGGTATGGTCGGATCGATGAGCTGCTCGGGTATGCCCCTCTTGAGTTTCCCCGGACTTTCGATTCGTGGAAGAAGAGTATCTATCCTGATGACCGGGACAGGGTCATGGCACTCTTAGATCGCCATGTAAAGACCCGGGCTCCTTATGCAACGGAGTACCGGGTTGTACAAAAAGACGGGAAGATCCGGTATTGGACTGACCGGGGAATTGCCATGCTGGACAGTCAGGGCAATGCGTACAGGATGGTGGGTTCCTGCACTGATATCACGGATCGCAGGCTTGCAGACGAGGAGCGGGCCCGTCTCGCCGCCATTGTGGAGTACTCTGAAGATGCAATCATTAGCAAAACACTTGACGGGATCGTCACATCTTGGAACGCCGGAGCCGAGCGGATCTACGGGTATTCTGTACAGGAGATGGTTGGCAAGGAAATTTCGCTGCTGGAGTCGCCGGATCACCCAAACGACACCGTATTGATTCTTGAACGGATCAGGAACGGTGAACCGGTCATCCGCTACGAAACCCGGCGCAGGAGGAAAGACGGCGAGCTGATCGATATCACCCTTACTGCATCTCAGATCAGGGATGCACAAAATCGTCTGATCGGTGTGTCCACCATTGCCCATGATATCACCCAGCGCAAACGGGCAGAAGATGCAATGCATGCTTCCGAGATGCGGTACCGGCGGCTTTTTGAAGCGGCGCAGGATGGCATCCTCATCCTTGATGCAGAGTCCGGCCAGATCGTCGAGGTAAATCCCTTTTTAATCAACATGCTGGGTTTCTCGCGCGAACAGTTCTTGGGTAAGAAAATCTGGGAGATCGGGACGTTCAAGGATATCGTTGCCAACAAAGACAATTTCGGAGAACTGCAGCGGAAAGAATATATCCGGTATGAGGATATGCCCCTTGAAACCTCCGATGGGCAAAGGATCGCCGTGGAGTTTGTCAGTAACGTCTACGAGGTGAACAACAAGAAGGTCATCCAGTGCAATATCAGGGATAATACCGACCGCAAGCTCGCAGAAGAAGCAAAAATTGCTTCCGAGATGCGGTACCGGCGGCTTTTTGAGGCGGCGCAGGATGGCATCCTCATCCTCGATGCAGAGTCCGGCCAGATCGTTGAGGTAAATCCCTTTTTAATCAACATGCTAGGTTTCTCGCGCGAACAGTTCCTGGGTAAGAAAATCTGGGAGATCGGGACGTTCAAGGATATCGTTGCAAACAAAGACAATTTCGGAGAACTGCAGCGGAAAGAATATATCCGGTATGAGGATATGCCCCTTGAAACTGCCGACGGGCGGCATATAGCAGTGGAGTTTATCAGTAACGTCTATGAGGTGAACAACAAGAAGGTCATCCAGTGCAATATCCGGGATAGTACCGACCGCAAGCTCGCAGAAGAAGCAAAAATTGCTTCCGAGGTCCGGTACCGACGTCTTTTTGAGACTGCACAGGATGGCATTCTCATCCTCGATGCAGAGTCCGGCCAGATCGTTGAGGTAAATCCCTTTTTAATCAACATGCTGGGTTTCTCGCGCGAACAGTTCCTGGGTAAGAAAATCTGGGAGATCGGGACGTTCAAGGATATCGTTGCCAACAAAGACAATTTCGAAGAACTGCAGCGGAAAGAATATATCAGTTACGAAGACATGCCCCTCGAAACTGCCGATGGGCAAAGAATTGCCGTGGAGTTCATCAGTAACGTCTACGAGGTGAACAACAAGAAGGTCATCCAGTGCAATATCCGGGATATTACCAAGCGCAAGCTCGCAGAAGAGGCACTGCGCCAAAAAAATGAGGAAATTGACGGGTACTTTACCAATACCCTCGATCTGCTCTGCATCGCAGACGCGGACGGGCATTTCCGACGCCCGAATAAGGAGTGGGAAACGGCTCTCGGGTACAGTCCTGCCGAGCTGGAGGGGAAACGGCTCTTTGATTTTGTCCACCCTGACGATATGGAGGTGTTTCTTGGTGCAATGTCCGAACTGAGTGCAGGTAAAAAAGTCCTCCAATTCACGAACCGGTATCGCCACAGGAACCAGACGTACCGCTGGATAGAATGGCGGTTGTTCTCTGCAGGAAACCTCATCTATGCATCGGCACGAGATGTTACGGAAAGGAAGAAGATGACCGATCTGGTCGAAGCGTCGCTAGCCGAGAAAGAGACCCTGCTTCGGGAGATCCACCACCGGGTCAAGAACAACCTCCAGATCATTTCGAGCCTCCTTAACCTGCAGATCCGTAAGATAGACGATCCCAAAACCATTGAAGTCTTAAAAGACTGCCAGTCCCGGGTGCTCTCTATGGCACTTGTCCACGAACACCTCTACAAGGGCAAAGATTTCTCGCGTATCGACCTGAAAAATTATATCCATTCACTGGGAATGCAGCTCTCGCAGTCGTACGGAAACGCAAACGAAATTGTCCGGTTCGACCTGAATCTCCCTGATATTTACGTAGATATCAATACCGCAATTCCCCTGGGCCTCATCATAAACGAACTGATCACGAACAGTTTAAAGTATGCATTTAAAGGCAGGAAAGACGGGAAACTCTCTATCACGGCTACTGAGAATGATCGCGCCCTTACGCTTATTGTTGCAGATAATGGTGTCGGAATGCCTGAAGGCATCACGCTGGAGAACCAGACGTCACTGGGACTCCGGCTTGTCAAAACACTCACCGGCCAGATCCACGGTACGGTTGTGATCGATCGGACCGGGGGTACAAAGTTTGTGTTTGTAATTCCCAAACCCGCAGAAATCCAAAGAACTGGACCGCCGGTAAACACGCTCACCCGCCAGATCCACAGCACCGAGACAATTGACCATCCGGATGAGGCGAAGTTTGTCCTCACGGTCCCCAAACCGGCAGAAACCACGGGCAGGATGTGA
- a CDS encoding response regulator yields the protein MTEKIRILIVEDESLVAEDLKEMLMGFGYEVPGIAETGENAIALADEHRPDLVLMDINLASAMDGITAGGEIRSRWGIPLIYVTAFATQAIIDRAKKTNPSGYILKPFNERQIQTAIEIALYNSVLEKQLKDHDATINTLINATSNPLILIDRQGLIRAVNNEVAKTAGKTPGQLTGTPFMDLVPGGYITTRLREAVQQAASGKESRFEEEQKGTVYDNAIIPVRDSRGAVQSIAIFCTNITFLKGAEQQLKAANDQLVAERNRLTALTAALDSMDDPVIVTNHRGMITYVNAAFNTRFVYTLQEVEGKHLSTLAAQENLFALNREVFLDDQKSVWTGKFVARNKYGMNLSFLIKGSPVFEENLLKNRVFVLRQEFYGKQ from the coding sequence ATGACAGAAAAAATCAGGATCCTCATTGTTGAGGACGAATCATTGGTTGCAGAAGATTTAAAGGAGATGCTGATGGGATTCGGATACGAGGTACCCGGCATCGCAGAGACCGGGGAGAATGCGATTGCCCTTGCAGATGAACACCGCCCCGACCTTGTCCTCATGGATATCAACCTTGCCAGTGCGATGGATGGGATAACAGCCGGCGGGGAGATCCGCTCGCGATGGGGTATCCCCCTCATCTATGTCACAGCTTTTGCCACGCAGGCAATTATTGACCGGGCGAAAAAAACCAACCCCTCCGGCTACATCTTAAAACCGTTTAATGAGCGACAGATCCAGACTGCCATCGAGATCGCGCTTTACAATTCTGTACTGGAGAAGCAGTTGAAGGATCACGATGCAACGATCAACACCCTCATCAACGCAACCTCAAATCCGCTCATTCTCATTGACCGTCAGGGTCTCATCAGGGCAGTAAACAATGAAGTTGCAAAAACGGCAGGAAAAACCCCCGGACAACTCACCGGAACCCCGTTTATGGATCTTGTGCCCGGAGGCTACATCACCACGCGCCTCAGGGAGGCGGTCCAGCAGGCCGCATCCGGAAAGGAGAGCCGATTTGAAGAAGAACAGAAGGGAACCGTATATGATAATGCGATTATTCCTGTCCGGGATTCCCGTGGCGCTGTGCAGTCCATTGCGATATTCTGCACAAATATTACCTTCCTGAAAGGTGCGGAGCAGCAGTTGAAGGCAGCAAACGATCAGCTTGTTGCAGAGAGGAACCGGCTCACAGCGCTTACCGCAGCGCTGGACAGCATGGATGACCCGGTCATTGTCACCAATCACCGGGGTATGATTACGTACGTGAATGCAGCGTTTAACACACGATTTGTGTATACCCTGCAGGAGGTGGAGGGAAAACACCTGAGCACTCTTGCGGCACAAGAGAACCTGTTTGCCCTGAACCGCGAAGTATTCCTGGACGATCAGAAATCAGTCTGGACGGGTAAATTCGTTGCACGGAACAAATACGGGATGAACCTGTCATTTCTCATCAAGGGTTCCCCGGTATTTGAAGAAAACCTGCTAAAAAACCGGGTCTTTGTGCTCCGGCAGGAATTTTACGGCAAGCAGTGA
- a CDS encoding type II/IV secretion system ATPase subunit, protein MLKSQDAVAHDEISTLLKKIHGIQTPEDGTAGPAASPRPEPVVESIEDDTLTSLYSREKTAITKEVSKKTSADTVPGDTDERIISVDQIFDLPDLILPKGATFRIDEIKLHGSFNAFERSGIGILPGEVADIWKREFSNAGFRDLETKQFPEQETSKKSSAKKSGLAALFSSVLHSATVDYDPRLHGPLVDLSFEPRPGIEEMEMYPINAPYAYVRVIYDHSTHEYTYQMIEPVLSASEKDQLVELKERLSDTLDINTNDVSKEEAQRLFRKSVDDILADFGIRLSPVEREKILYNLHKDFLGDGQIDAIMHDKYIEDISCDGVNVPLFAFHAGYESMQTTLMYHNAEELDSFVTKLAQRSGKYISIAEPILDATMGDGSRIQMTLGQEVTAHGSTFTIRKFKDEPITPVDLIEWHTFSPLSVAYIWLAVENGKSALFAGGTASGKTTALNAISLFIPPMAKIVSLEDTRELKLPHPNWIPSITRESFDMKGRGEINMYELLRAAMRQRPEYIVVGEVRGKECQTLFQAMSTGHVTYSTIHADSVSSIVHRIENPPMDVPRNMFSALDFVCIQVQVQMGGKRIRRNKRIVEIIGIDPRTNELITNEVFKWRSATDEITYSGKSYILEEIMEARGWNENQMREELKRRQEVLEWMRIKKIRNYKEVAKLLISYYREPDAIIERVRKDLYE, encoded by the coding sequence ATGTTGAAATCACAGGATGCTGTGGCTCACGACGAGATAAGCACCCTTCTTAAAAAAATCCATGGGATACAGACGCCGGAAGATGGAACAGCCGGCCCGGCTGCCTCACCCCGACCGGAACCTGTGGTCGAGAGTATTGAAGATGATACCCTAACCTCCTTATATTCCCGGGAAAAAACCGCAATAACAAAAGAGGTATCCAAAAAGACGTCTGCCGATACGGTTCCTGGTGATACCGATGAGCGGATCATCTCTGTTGACCAGATCTTCGATCTCCCGGATCTTATCCTCCCAAAAGGTGCAACATTCCGGATCGATGAGATCAAACTTCATGGCAGCTTTAACGCCTTTGAGCGCTCCGGGATCGGAATCCTGCCCGGGGAGGTTGCAGATATATGGAAGCGGGAATTTTCAAACGCAGGGTTCAGGGATCTCGAAACAAAACAGTTCCCTGAACAGGAAACGTCAAAAAAATCTTCGGCAAAGAAATCCGGACTGGCAGCACTTTTCAGCAGCGTCCTGCATTCCGCAACTGTGGACTATGATCCCAGATTACATGGCCCCCTTGTAGATCTCTCATTTGAACCAAGACCCGGCATTGAAGAGATGGAGATGTATCCCATCAATGCCCCCTATGCATATGTCCGCGTCATCTATGATCACTCAACGCATGAATACACGTACCAGATGATAGAACCCGTTCTTTCCGCATCCGAAAAAGATCAGTTAGTGGAATTAAAAGAACGCCTCTCAGACACTCTCGATATCAACACCAATGATGTTTCCAAAGAGGAGGCGCAGCGCCTGTTCAGGAAGTCTGTGGATGATATCCTGGCAGATTTCGGGATCAGGCTCAGCCCGGTCGAGCGTGAGAAGATCCTCTATAACCTGCACAAGGATTTTCTGGGTGATGGCCAGATCGATGCGATCATGCATGACAAGTACATCGAGGATATTTCCTGCGATGGTGTCAATGTTCCCTTATTTGCATTCCATGCCGGTTACGAATCGATGCAGACTACGCTGATGTACCATAATGCCGAGGAACTCGATTCATTTGTCACGAAACTTGCCCAGCGTTCCGGCAAGTACATCTCCATTGCGGAACCCATCCTCGATGCGACCATGGGCGATGGTTCCCGTATCCAGATGACCCTTGGGCAGGAGGTAACCGCTCACGGCTCAACATTTACCATCCGCAAGTTCAAGGATGAGCCGATCACCCCGGTAGATCTTATCGAATGGCACACGTTTTCCCCGCTTTCGGTTGCCTATATCTGGCTTGCCGTCGAGAATGGCAAATCCGCTCTTTTCGCCGGGGGAACCGCATCCGGTAAGACCACAGCATTAAACGCGATCTCTCTTTTTATTCCCCCGATGGCAAAGATCGTCAGCCTTGAAGACACACGGGAATTGAAGCTTCCCCACCCCAACTGGATCCCGAGTATAACGCGGGAGTCGTTTGATATGAAAGGACGCGGAGAGATCAACATGTACGAACTCCTGCGTGCGGCCATGCGGCAGCGACCTGAGTATATTGTTGTAGGGGAAGTCCGTGGCAAGGAATGCCAGACGCTCTTCCAGGCGATGAGCACCGGCCATGTCACGTACTCTACGATCCACGCGGACTCGGTGTCAAGCATCGTCCACCGCATCGAGAACCCGCCCATGGATGTGCCACGGAATATGTTCTCGGCACTCGATTTTGTCTGCATCCAAGTGCAGGTCCAGATGGGAGGCAAACGTATCCGTCGGAATAAGCGGATCGTTGAGATCATCGGGATCGACCCACGGACAAACGAACTGATCACAAACGAGGTTTTCAAATGGCGGTCGGCAACCGATGAAATTACCTATTCGGGGAAGTCCTACATCCTTGAAGAGATCATGGAGGCCCGTGGCTGGAACGAGAACCAGATGCGGGAGGAACTCAAGCGCCGGCAGGAAGTGCTGGAGTGGATGCGCATCAAAAAGATCCGGAATTACAAGGAGGTCGCCAAGCTCCTCATCTCCTATTACCGTGAACCCGACGCCATTATAGAACGCGTAAGGAAGGACCTGTATGAGTAA
- a CDS encoding plasma-membrane proton-efflux P-type ATPase, translating into MDQDPFKECSTGEVLNSLKSRADGLTDVEAASRLAICGFNEIAEKKKSRILKFISKFYGPIPALLWIIMGLLYCLNNWADLYIITALLVFNAIVSFAMEDKADTSITLLKQRLSTNSRVYRSGSWNVVHSKMLVPGDIIRVRPGDIIPADAKVITGDNLGIDQSAVTGESLPVSRSAGDLVYSGTVLQKGEATCVVILTGYQTLYGKTAKLVETAKPKSHLQSEILNIVKYLVAADLVIITLLFIYCYGFLHMALPALIVFLLVVFISSVPMALPASFTVSLAFGAEKLSKKSILVTKLSAIEGTATMDLLCMDKTGTITENRIKVAAVFGFGTGPAEVIRYAAEASSDENKDPIDTAILEYAKTLHVKSGSQLSFVPFDSSTKMTEAQVQGGDETYSVAKGAANIISVLCGISAVQTQTLNEKVTGFALKGYRTIAVAKNAGKWEIVGVIALYDRPRPDSGKLIEKLHDLGISIKMITGDNRAVAVQIAREVGLGTNIVDIHSGDFDKDDNLVKTITDADGFSGIYPKDKYTIVKAMQDHGFIVGMTGDGVNDAPALKQADVGIAVESATDVAKSAADLVLTKNGIEVIVDAVKESRRIFERMLIYTIVKLAKVIQQLAFITIIFVVYGFIPITAFLLILLTFTNDIVNLSISTDNVGFSKNPDFWDMKYIMPMAALLGGLLTIQALLLVPVGLGVFGLSVSGLATAAFLMLNISDKVTIFNVRERGWAFKSMPSIAVIAASLGGVLAGIVFAYYGIFMDSISLPVILWIVAMSIAFFVIADILKVWLNNRITVAHPKCAAPGYSMV; encoded by the coding sequence ATGGATCAGGATCCGTTCAAGGAATGCAGCACAGGAGAGGTTTTAAACTCGCTTAAATCACGTGCAGACGGATTGACAGATGTTGAAGCGGCTTCAAGGCTTGCCATTTGTGGGTTTAACGAGATTGCAGAAAAGAAAAAAAGCAGGATCCTGAAATTTATCAGTAAATTCTACGGCCCCATCCCTGCGCTTCTTTGGATAATAATGGGGCTGTTATACTGCCTCAACAACTGGGCTGACCTGTACATCATAACCGCCCTCCTGGTTTTCAATGCGATAGTAAGCTTTGCGATGGAGGACAAAGCGGATACATCAATAACTCTCCTGAAACAGAGGCTGTCAACAAATTCACGCGTATACCGTTCCGGATCATGGAACGTGGTGCACTCAAAAATGCTCGTCCCCGGAGACATAATACGGGTACGGCCCGGGGACATCATTCCCGCAGACGCAAAAGTGATTACAGGAGATAATCTCGGTATTGACCAGTCAGCAGTGACCGGGGAATCCCTGCCGGTGTCACGATCTGCCGGAGACCTGGTATATAGCGGCACGGTATTACAAAAGGGGGAGGCAACCTGCGTCGTAATTCTGACCGGATACCAGACACTCTATGGAAAAACGGCAAAACTGGTGGAGACCGCAAAACCCAAGTCCCATCTTCAGTCAGAAATACTCAACATAGTAAAGTACCTTGTCGCCGCAGACCTGGTCATCATAACCCTCCTTTTCATCTACTGCTATGGATTTCTGCATATGGCACTTCCCGCGCTCATCGTATTCCTGTTAGTGGTATTCATCTCGTCAGTCCCCATGGCACTCCCCGCATCATTCACGGTATCACTTGCATTCGGGGCGGAAAAGCTTTCGAAGAAATCGATACTGGTTACAAAACTTTCTGCCATAGAAGGGACCGCAACCATGGATCTTTTATGCATGGATAAGACCGGGACAATAACTGAGAACAGGATAAAAGTAGCCGCGGTTTTTGGCTTTGGAACAGGGCCAGCAGAAGTCATAAGATATGCTGCAGAGGCGTCAAGCGATGAGAACAAAGATCCGATAGACACCGCCATACTGGAATACGCAAAAACACTCCATGTCAAATCAGGTTCACAGTTATCATTCGTCCCTTTTGATTCTTCGACAAAGATGACAGAGGCGCAGGTACAGGGTGGAGATGAAACATATTCTGTCGCAAAAGGGGCGGCAAACATAATCTCCGTATTATGCGGAATCAGTGCTGTTCAGACTCAGACATTAAACGAAAAAGTGACGGGTTTTGCCCTGAAAGGGTATCGGACAATTGCTGTTGCAAAAAATGCAGGGAAATGGGAAATTGTTGGTGTGATTGCACTCTATGACCGGCCTCGTCCGGATTCCGGAAAACTGATCGAGAAACTCCACGATCTCGGTATTTCCATAAAGATGATAACCGGGGACAACAGGGCTGTTGCAGTACAGATAGCACGTGAGGTCGGCTTAGGCACCAATATCGTGGACATACATTCAGGAGACTTCGATAAGGATGACAATCTGGTAAAAACCATAACAGATGCGGATGGGTTTTCAGGAATTTATCCAAAGGATAAATATACGATTGTAAAAGCGATGCAGGATCATGGCTTTATCGTAGGAATGACGGGAGATGGCGTTAACGATGCCCCAGCGTTAAAACAGGCAGATGTGGGGATCGCCGTAGAGAGTGCGACCGATGTTGCAAAGAGCGCTGCCGACCTTGTGCTGACAAAAAACGGAATCGAGGTGATTGTAGATGCCGTAAAAGAAAGCCGCAGGATATTCGAGAGGATGCTCATCTACACCATTGTAAAGTTAGCAAAAGTTATCCAGCAACTGGCGTTTATCACCATAATATTCGTCGTATACGGATTTATCCCGATTACCGCGTTCCTCCTGATACTGCTCACGTTCACAAATGATATAGTCAACCTGTCGATATCTACGGACAACGTCGGATTTTCAAAAAATCCGGATTTCTGGGATATGAAATACATCATGCCCATGGCAGCCCTGCTGGGAGGACTGCTCACCATACAGGCGCTGCTTTTAGTGCCGGTTGGCCTGGGCGTTTTCGGGTTGTCTGTATCCGGGCTCGCAACTGCAGCGTTCCTGATGCTCAATATATCAGACAAAGTGACCATATTCAATGTCAGGGAGCGGGGATGGGCCTTCAAATCCATGCCAAGCATTGCAGTCATAGCTGCATCCCTGGGTGGAGTACTGGCGGGAATCGTCTTCGCGTACTATGGCATATTCATGGACAGCATAAGCCTTCCGGTGATCCTCTGGATCGTTGCCATGTCTATCGCGTTCTTTGTAATAGCCGATATCCTCAAGGTTTGGTTAAATAACAGGATTACCGTTGCACATCCAAAATGCGCAGCACCGGGATATTCCATGGTGTAA